In the Periophthalmus magnuspinnatus isolate fPerMag1 chromosome 4, fPerMag1.2.pri, whole genome shotgun sequence genome, one interval contains:
- the rp2 gene encoding protein XRP2 — translation MGCFFSKKSKRKSEGKEEPAPTTTTVETTTTSNAVPLGNNTEEPQKQYSWDKREKVDPKDFMLTGLKDVTVGRLPGKLNGQQFVIQECENCNIYVFDHSATITVDDCVNCRIFLGPVKGSVFLRDCKDIKCVVACQQFRTRDCKKMEVFLCCATQPIIESSTGMKFSCFQYYYPELAYHFQDAGLSIFNNNWSNIHDFTPVSGENNWSLLPESAAVSDYVPLPDPESEFKSVRIFTEPGRSIVPLTKGGRRKESDESCLFVFFAGEYTTPNARKLIDEATAKGFVLIQTKEVSMRPEDVKRVFQSNAEELVEWITKGPVIAMELNGDGVVEACKSIANEVFSSTKVFVSDNKNTSSRDVDNFFNFADMQMGL, via the exons ATggggtgttttttttccaaaaaatcCAAAAGAAAGTCCGAAGGAAAAGAGGAACCTGCGCCAACGACGACGACTGTCGAAACCACCACAACAAGCAACGCGGTTCCCCTTGGCAACAACACCGAAGAGCCCCAGAAGCAGTACAGCTGGGACAAACGGGAAAAG GTCGACCCTAAGGACTTTATGCTCACTGGGCTCAAAGATGTGACTGTTGGGAGGCTACCTGGGAAACTGAATGGACAACAATTCGTAATCCAAGAGTGTGAAAACTGCAACATCTACGTGTTTGACCACTCCGCCACCATTACAGTTGATGACTGTGTGAATTGTCGTATCTTTCTTGGACCTGTCAAAGGTAGTGTGTTTTTGCGGGACTGTAAGGACATCAAGTGTGTGGTGGCCTGTCAGCAGTTTAGAACCAGGGACTGTAAAAAGATGGAGGTGTTTCTTTGCTGTGCCACTCAGCCCATAATTGAGTCCTCCACTGGGATGAAGTTCAGTTGCTTCCAGTACTACTACCCAGAGCTGGCCTATCACTTCCAAGATGCGGGGCTCAGTATTTTCAACAACAATTGGAGCAATATTCACGACTTCACACCAGTGTCTGGGGAGAATAATTGGAGCTTATTACCAGAGTCTGCAGCAGTTTCGGACTATGTTCCTTTACCAGATCCAGAGTCTGAGTTCAAATCAGTTCGGATCTTCACTGAACCGGGGCGGAGCATTGTGCCTCTAACAAAGGGAGGCAGACGAAAAGAAAGTGATGAGTCCTgtctatttgtgttttttgctggGGAGTACACAACTCCAAATGCACGCAAACTCATTGATGAG GCTACGGCAAAAGGTTTTGTGCTCATCCAGACCAAAGAGGTGTCAATGCGGCCTGAAGACGTGAAGAGGGTTTTCCAGAGCAATGCAGAGGAGCTGGTGGAGTGGATCACCAAAG GTCCAGTCATTGCAATGGAGCTCAACGGGGATGGGGTTGTTGAAGCCTGCAAGAGCATCGCCAATGAAGTGTTCAGTAGTACCAAG gTTTTTGTGTCTGATAACAAAAACACTTCATCACGGGATGTGGACAATTTCTTCAACTTTGCTGACATGCAGATGGGACTGTGA